The Coturnix japonica isolate 7356 chromosome 8, Coturnix japonica 2.1, whole genome shotgun sequence sequence AACATCTCGAGTTTCCCAGATGGAAACtccaaagagaagcaaaacaccAGCAATTAAGTCACCTGCTGCTTAATGCCTCTCAAAAGTTACCGTACAGAACAGTTCAAATGTCAAAACTATCCCCAGCTTGGAAGGCCAGTGGCACTACATCCCCTCCTACCAGCTCCTGCTACTTGGGACAAAGAAGCCTTAAAGAAGCTGGGGTAGAGGAGCTGTAGAACAGGACAGGTCCTCGCAGCTTTGAGGGAGTCACACTAGGTCATAGACAAATCTCATCCATGAGGCCTTGAGAACGAAGAATGAGGGCAAACACATTTGGCCCCATGCAAGCCATATACCTTAGTGCAGGAAACTGGTGGCTTCATTTGCTGAGAATGGCTAAACCCTAACAACACACCAACGTGTGTTTCAAGTGCTGTTAGAACCATCCCATATACAACActtatctttgtttttcctcccacaaTGCACTAAAGTAAATCCAGACCTTAAAGAATAACTTGCATAGTAAGAAAAGGTCATCAATTTAATCATTTACTTTAAGCAGGCAAGCAAATTTGTAAACATTCAAAAGCGGCAGCATCCAAGTTACAAacaatttaaggaaaaaaaagaattgagaTTATTAAGGTTCTTTTTATCCTCCCGGAAATTttggaaataatcttttcaaaacactgcaaacattGAACACTCGGTTACATCTCTTATAATCCCACTAGTAGCCTTGCCTTCCAAGGAATTCTGCTTTCTAAAGACGCACGGTCTCACAATAGCCACACTTTTTAGCATTCGCTGTTTGGAAGTTAGCTACTCAAGCATTTCACCTCAGCTTAAATCCCATTAGCAAAGGGAATGCTTGTGTCTTGGTTCAATACCTCTTTAACTTCCAAGGGCAAAGTGTCAAAGAGGTGATCTTCCACGACAAGCCCACTTTTCCTGAGAAGCTGACACTGCCCCAGCGTGGCTGGCAGACGGTCTAAGCAGTTTCCCTTCAGTTCCAGATGAGTCAGCTGCAACAGTTGACCAACTTTATCTGGGATTGAGGTAATACAGTTTTGTCCCAGACTCAAAGTCCTCAATTTAACACATTTAAACAACTGTTTTGGCAAAACGTCGACTTTGTTTCCTGTGATGTGAAAATGCTGCAGATTTTGAAGCAAACTTATTTCCACTGGAATCATTGCAATTGAGTTGTAGCTTACATCTAAACATCTAAGTTTCTGTAAACTGAACACTGCGGCTGGTAAGGATTCGAGTTTGTTATTGGAGAGGTAAAGAGACTCTAAGTTCTTTACATGGGTAATGGAGGAAGGAATGTTGACTATTTTATTGTGCCACAGCTTTAAACAAGTCAATCTTTTTAAGTGCTGGAAACTGATGATTTCTTCAATTGTGCGTATGCTATTTGATTTTAAATCCAGTTCCTGTAAGTTAGAGAGGCTAAAGATGGCATGGGGAATTCTCTCCAGTTCACAGTTCTGCAGTTCCAATTCCGCAACATTCATCATCTTCTTAAGGCTATTCAGTACCACGAGCTTAGTGCCGTCATTATGAATGACCAGTTTTGTCAGATGCGGTGCCACATCTGTGATATTGGGGGGGATTTTGGTCAAATTGCTCTTCACGTGGAGAATTTTAAGGTGTCTCAACTCTCTAAGAGACTCAAGCCCtatcattttattgttttcagagtTCAAGTTGCCTATCAAGTACAGTTCACGGAGGTTTTTGAGCAAATACACCCACGCAGGAATTTCTGCGACATCTGTGAATTTCACATAAAGGCATCTCAAATGGTCCCGGAGGAAGCTGAAGGCAGTCTGCTCGACCTTCGCAGGGCAGTGGCACAGATGAAGCTCCTGAAGATTTGTCATCTGGGAGATTTTTGCTGGGATTTTCGCTTCAGGAATCAGCTCCAGTTTTAACACATCCAGATCCGTCAGATCAAAGACTGCATCAGGGACCCCCGACAGCATAAAAAGGTGCAACTCTTGCTTATCCTGGGCATTGCGGGACACGTGTTGCCGCAGCTTTTCAAAAGTCCATTCGTGGTTTAAACTAATTTCACGTAGTTTGTTCTCACTTACCTCTGACAAGAAGACACCAAACCTTTTAGAATAAAGCTGGTCATACTGATCCAccatatgcaaaagaaaagcaaagtcatTTTTCACATCGGGAATATCACTGAAACTACTTTCTTCTCTGACCTTTTCAAAGGAATATTCTTTTAAGGGTATTCGGAACAGCCAGAAGAGTGTGTAGAGACAGATAAAACCATAGACACAAATGAGAGAAATATAGCTGATAAGCAACTTCTTCAACATGTAAGCCATGTTGTGCGTACATTCAAACTGCGTGTAGCCAATCAGGTGTTCCACTTTCGGGTTGCAGATGTGTTCAAAACTAATGGTGTTGACAAAGTTTGCAGTATAGCAGAGAATAAATATGAACTTGAAAGTCTTGATGATAGTCTGGCCAACGTACAGTTTGTAAATCAGATCACTGTCCTCCACATGAGCCCGGAACTTACGGACTTTCTCAAACAGAGCTTTGGCTTGTTCTCCATCTTTTTTATCTAAAATAGTGACACTGGGAACTTCAATCATTGGCTTGTCAGCTGAAAATTTGAAGCCAGACTTTGTTATCATAGGAGTGCTGGCACTTGGGCTTCCTTCATCACTGCTAGTGGAAACGTACTTGGGCAGGGACTGGGCACCAGTTAACCTCTGTTTGTTCTCCTCAGAGTCCTCACATGCGGTTTCAGACAGTGCTTTTGTAGTCCAGGGGGACTCAAAGCACTTCCCtaatatggaaacaaaatgctCAATTTTTGAGCAGGTCTTGGGATATTTGAACCAAAAATTGCTACTGACTATTAAAATAATGGTATGGATGAGAACAAGATAGGGAAAATACTTTGAATACCAAGGAAGAGCCAAATGATAGCACATCTggttaataaatacatattgcTGAAAATCCAAATTTGTTTTACGGCCTGTAGAATCCTTCTGCACCTTCTTCGGCTCCTGGCTTGATTCAGTGGGTTGATACTGAGGAGAGGTAGCTCTGCTCAGAGGTACATCAGGTGTTACAGTAGGGGCACTTCCAAAAGAAACCGTTCTCATTGATGCTTCTTCTCCTTGACCAGTGGTTGTTTCAACAGTGGTAAAGTCAGCCTTCCCTGATGTGCTGGGTTGTGCTTTTGAGTTTACAGTAGACTGCAAAACTGGCAAGCAGACCACTTGGTCTTTGGTCAGTTGCATGGTTCCAGCAAAAATGGCAACCATTAACATCACGACCGCTAGATAATCCATAAACACATCCCACCATGGTTTCAAGATACGATAGGTTGGCTGGATGTCATTGAGCGATGCAACTTCTGCAAGGGTAAACATTcctacaagaaaacaaaaatgaaaccagTGAGTAGGTTACTTTCCCATTTGAAAAACAATCACACCATGGATATACAAGTCCTCAAAAGACGTATGTTTTCATTATAGTTTGTTGGATATCACACGTTGTCTATTGTTTCACTCAACAGGGTTCTCACAAGGGATACGTACGGAAATGACTCATTATTTTagcatcaaaacagaaagattcTCACTTCAGGCCAGATGACATTTATGTAGACTTCACCCTTCACAGTACAAGCACCAAGGCCCGGTCTGTGCAACTGAAAAGATCCATAACTGATATACACtagcaacaaaaggaaaaaagtgactACATTGCATAAAATCTGACTCTGTAAAAATGACTGATTGAGTCTTCGAAAATGTGAAATTCACTATTAACTGTTTTTGTATGAGATCACAGCAGACTGCATAAAGATGCATCAGATTCATTACTTATAACTTACAGCACACCAGTTTTTACAGACTTGCACAGCACAAATCCTAAACAACAGCATCACGATGGCCATGAATATGCAAGACCATGGTCTCATTATTTCCAGCACGCATTTCTTACTGTTACAGACCCTAGCAAGGAACTCACAATGCAGGCACCACCTCAACCATAGGGTAGGTCCCCCACTCCAGCCCCCCACTATCCTCTCTGCATAACATGAGCTACAAACTCCTGCTTGCCTTCACATCTCCCAGCGCTTACCTAGATGGAGTCAGAGCAGATTAGTTCAGAACTGCTACCCAGAACATTCAGCAGTCAGGTAACAACAGTGTGTGGAAGAACAGCATGAGCCATTTGTGCTAATGTGAACAGACATTTCGAAGGGCCCTCCTTGCACTGAAGGCACAACAGCTGCCTGCCCAGGACAGGTGAACACAAACAGCCACTTCTTGCATGGATGCTTTTATCATGCAAGCCATTCAGAAGAGATGCTCTGAGATCTCATGCTGCTTTCCCTGTGGGCTCATCCACCTTGCCATCCACACGAATTTCCCCTCCACTCAGATGCTCAAGCATCAACACAAGTGCCAACACAGAAAGGACCAGACATGCTTGCTGACTACAGGAACTCCTCTCACCaaatgaaagagatttttttttgcttttgccatGAGAACATCTGGCTTAAAGCACTGCAATCCAACCACTGCATCCTTGTCTGCTCCAAGCAGTCAAAGCAATGTAGAAGAAACAAGTCCTAATTCATCTAGAATTGGGAAGAACTGGAAGAGCAgttttaaaaagctaaaaattGCCTGTCAGACCTCTGTTGTACACAAAACTATTTCAAAAAAAGTTTAGAGCTTGTGCAATCCTCTTCGTGAGGCTGTAGTCAGCATAATGTAACAGGAGCTTTACACTCAAACACCATATCCATTGCTCTGAGCATATATTCTCTTTCAAGTTACTGATGTCAAAATAGTTCTTCTGTGGGTGAAGATTTTCAGTTACAAAAGACATTAGAAATATCCTATGTTGTATTACTGCCTAAAGTTGTGTACATCACAGAAAAGGCAGAGTATTCTGTAGTTATCAAAATCAACTCTGGGATCTGAAAACTGGTTTCCCTCCACACATCTAAAATAGTCACACACTCTgtgcctttaaaaacagaatgcaaactTCAAGCCTACACACAGTCCAAAGGCATGTTCTGACTGACAAGCTGTAAGCAACTTCGTTATTTTCTCCCTCAAATCCATCATTACATTTATCTATCTTCGATTTTACTACAATACTAACCATAAaagttaatttttgttttgcacttgCAGTTGCCCAAAAATAGTCAAAATATTAAGAGGTACTCAGAAGAATGGATCCAATCCAGTACCATGTTTTGAGGCTTTCCTTATGCCAATACTGAATTTAGActattttaagtttttattaCCTGTTCTTTGAGCTTGCTAACTGCAGTATTCCTTGGATCTGATATTAAGTCTTTTCATTGCTCATTTTCACCTCCTTTCATGGGTGTTAGATTGGGGCTGGGTTTCATGACCAGCCATAGGAATGGCATAGCTAAGTAAGAGGCAA is a genomic window containing:
- the LRRC8D gene encoding volume-regulated anion channel subunit LRRC8D, with amino-acid sequence MFTLAEVASLNDIQPTYRILKPWWDVFMDYLAVVMLMVAIFAGTMQLTKDQVVCLPVLQSTVNSKAQPSTSGKADFTTVETTTGQGEEASMRTVSFGSAPTVTPDVPLSRATSPQYQPTESSQEPKKVQKDSTGRKTNLDFQQYVFINQMCYHLALPWYSKYFPYLVLIHTIILIVSSNFWFKYPKTCSKIEHFVSILGKCFESPWTTKALSETACEDSEENKQRLTGAQSLPKYVSTSSDEGSPSASTPMITKSGFKFSADKPMIEVPSVTILDKKDGEQAKALFEKVRKFRAHVEDSDLIYKLYVGQTIIKTFKFIFILCYTANFVNTISFEHICNPKVEHLIGYTQFECTHNMAYMLKKLLISYISLICVYGFICLYTLFWLFRIPLKEYSFEKVREESSFSDIPDVKNDFAFLLHMVDQYDQLYSKRFGVFLSEVSENKLREISLNHEWTFEKLRQHVSRNAQDKQELHLFMLSGVPDAVFDLTDLDVLKLELIPEAKIPAKISQMTNLQELHLCHCPAKVEQTAFSFLRDHLRCLYVKFTDVAEIPAWVYLLKNLRELYLIGNLNSENNKMIGLESLRELRHLKILHVKSNLTKIPPNITDVAPHLTKLVIHNDGTKLVVLNSLKKMMNVAELELQNCELERIPHAIFSLSNLQELDLKSNSIRTIEEIISFQHLKRLTCLKLWHNKIVNIPSSITHVKNLESLYLSNNKLESLPAAVFSLQKLRCLDVSYNSIAMIPVEISLLQNLQHFHITGNKVDVLPKQLFKCVKLRTLSLGQNCITSIPDKVGQLLQLTHLELKGNCLDRLPATLGQCQLLRKSGLVVEDHLFDTLPLEVKEVLNQDTSIPFANGI